A window of Melitaea cinxia chromosome 26, ilMelCinx1.1, whole genome shotgun sequence contains these coding sequences:
- the LOC123666372 gene encoding uncharacterized protein LOC123666372, with product MEDLLSTQQQLVGAIEQLYSNFKKDGPERKTGDYIRRRLETLDKYWEEFQNNHLKLCGYSDKSHDYFVTEQFDTTRERYEHVRSVIVNYQPRDAKPSTPLLRPATALAGAGPPQPPTRASSTAARTDSAHESEAHQVTFRAQGVNSRTDELLRKQASNFRALQRKVASINLDTELDKWEFDDLLKTLQSRWSAIDTLHLEIDSELEGKNQEYDAAFYHYERLYEDMKRAINRKMRSMCHREKSTPQMELPIFSGSFQQWTSFKDLFTETIHTNASLSYAQKMQFLKGKLRGEAERLVQHLQISSDNYVTCWEILNNRYNNKKLIFTSHINTLMNISVSQQPSFGHIKKIHDTSLESLNAIKNLGVDISSWDPLLVHILSQKLDSDTYNEYISSLKQPKELPILKDFLNYLETKFTALETSREKQENPTAKSSFKNTYYNNSPTENRLNYKKPTYFTQSKVSSNRVQKPAHTAKLPCHFCSNREHGLYYCTKFLELPNHMKRKFIIDKNLCKNCLYDHEGKNCYSESRCRECDGNHNTILHDVFCNKLYTSKNTESKISKSDVGNTHVSVNCKDPEILLATAMVQVQARDGTYHNIRALLDQGSETTLISERIAHILGLPRKHCKGTITGIGEKESNCKGIIKIKCRSNQEDFSFETDAYIMRTLIKNLPSYSFPKPEWPALENLPLADPYFNMRRPVDLLLGVDVFSNLLLDGIYKAGPTLPMAQKTRLGWILSGCVKKSFKCNIIVHNFDDICQFWQAENISKTSTISLADQQVIDFYNKTTIRQSDGKYQVRLPLKNEIENKLGHMIHSNNSDSSGFYLPHHCVIRDESTTTKLRVVFNASAPSTSGLSLNDLMERGPNLQQDLQSLLIKWRQFRYGFTADIEKMFRMVWLHPDDQKYQKIIWRESPLDKMNIFQLKTVTYGTKAAPFLAMMTLRRLAQDERQNYQESSAPKVIESSFYMDDLVYGCHSIESAKRLINDIVSILKSGGFKLRKWKANNQDILPNKYSNIEQISYDFKNTESSKTLGLSWDPQQDQFTFTSKLDFMTKNPTKRILLSNISKLFDPLGWLSPISTKIKLLFQQVWQLQLKWDEPLPENILKEWESMKIDLENINKFYIPRWLGTIKNNVIELHGFSDASTKCYACVVYCKVMTHEQTSVTMIAGKSRLVPVNNKLTLPKLELCGALLLIKLLSKIKSCLETYQINYYCWVDSMVVLGWINGVPERWKPFVANRVKQIIEVVPPNSWNYVKSEENPADCASRGLTALQLRDHKLWWNGPTWLKTHKTKDQFNTKIKNFTSQEAKRTKKIVATVIHNQNENIITSLLFKFSSLSKIARILAWVYRFINNKRENKKYLTLSEIKQANIKIIQQCQQEYFIQELRDIQKRNNVSSKSKICMLHPILDEDKILRVGGRLKHANINLDMKHPIIIPKNSRLSELIINQCHELTYHGGAKLTSGFIRQKYWLVGGLKATKKRTFQCVRCRKHTPSQHYQIMGDLPTARMKEQKSNVKQDDVKQVYHVTKTSKKNTYSLSKLLLTILFFIMTFISRSEGSFNITPLRNNQSLYFDKITKMSLIKDEWRLVVYYDMSPYWEGSFTLSKYLDYLQNICNSEQEHSQCAAIMLQLHHGYEQLNHYNNVMMNKHTVRTRRGIINGVGNLANSLFGILDSNFAEKYEQDIQLIKHNQEHLAALWKNQTSIVEAELNVLKRTENVMNKQHKLINQRLNQVEQQLYASKRKALQITTLFSPQ from the exons ATGGAAGATCTTCTATCAACACAGCAGCAGTTGGTTGGAGCTATTGAGCAGCTCTACAGCAATTTCAAGAAAGATGGGCCGGAACGCAAGACCGGTGATTACATCAGGAGGAGACTTGAAACGCTAGATAAGTATTGGGAGGAATTTCAAAACAACCACCTTAAATTATGTGGCTATAGTGACAAGTCACATGATTATTTTGTGACCGAGCAATTCGACACAACTAGGGAGCGCTACGAGCATGTCAGGTCCGTCATCGTGAATTATCAACCACGTGACGCCAAACCGAGCACTCCGCTGCTGCGGCCGGCGACTGCACTGGCTGGCGCTGGGCCGCCGCAGCCGCCCACGCGCGCCTCGTCGACGGCAGCAAGGACGGACAGCGCGCACGAGTCTGAAGCACATCAGGTAACTTTCAGGGCACAGGGCGTCAATAGCAGGACAGATGAGTTGCTAAGAAAGCAAGCGAGCAACTTCAGGGCGCTTCAGAGAAAGGTAGCTAGTATTAACTTAGATACGGAGTTAGATAAATGGGAGTTtgacgatttattaaaaacgttaCAATCCCGGTGGTCGGCTATAGATACTTTACATCTTGAAATAGATAGTGAACTAGAGGGGAAAAATCAGGAATACGATGCGGCTTTCTATCATTATGAAAGATTGTACGAAGACATGAAAAGGGCTATTAATAGGAAAATGAGGTCTATGTGTCATAGGGAGAAATCAACTCCGCAGATGGAATTGCCTATTTTTAGCGGAAGCTTCCAGCAGTGGACATCGTTCAAGGATCTTTTCACTGAAACTATCCACACAAACGCATCTCTGTCATACGCGCAAAAGATGCAGTTTTTAAAGGGTAAGCTCCGAGGAGAAGCCGAGCGTTTAGTTCAACATTTACAAATAAGCTCAGATAATTACGTTACCTGCTGGGAGATACTCAATAAtagatataacaataaaaagctTATTTTTACGTCACACATCAATACTTTAATGAATATTTCAGTGTCGCAACAACCGTCGTTCGGACATATCAAGAAAATCCACGATACGTCACTGGAGTCGCTAAATGCGATAAAAAACCTGGGTGTAGACATAAGTTCATGGGACCCTTTATTAGTACATATTTTAAGCCAAAAACTAGATTCCGATACTTACAACGAATACATATCATCGTTAAAACAACCAAAGGAATTAcctattttaaaagattttctaAATTACCTAGAAACGAAATTTACGGCTCTTGAGACTTCACGGGAAAAGCAAGAAAACCCGACAGCGAAGTCTAgtttcaaaaatacatattataataattcaccAACAGAAAATCGCTTAAATTACAAGAAACCCACATACTTTACACAATCAAAGGTTTCAAGTAACAGAGTTCAAAAACCTGCACATACGGCAAAATTACCGTGTCACTTTTGTTCAAATCGCGAACATGGCTTATATTATTGCACAAAGTTTCTAGAGTTGCCTAATCATATGaaacgaaaatttattatagacaaaaatttatgtaaaaattgtcTTTATGATCACGAAGGCAAAAATTGTTATTCTGAATCGCGTTGTCGAGAATGCGATGGTAATCATAATACAATTTTGCATGACGTATTTTGCAATAAACTATATACGTCGAAAAATACAGAGTCGAAGATTTCGAAATCGGACGTGGGTAATACACATGTTTCGGTAAATTGCAAAGACCCTGAAATCCTGTTGGCAACAGCCATGGTACAGGTACAAGCTCGGGACGGTACATACCATAACATTCGAGCCTTACTAGATCAGGGGTCTGAGACTACTCTCATATCAGAGAGAATAGCTCACATTTTAGGTTTACCACGCAAACATTGCAAGGGAACTATAACTGGAATAGGTGAAAAGGAGAGCAATTGTAAgggaattattaaaatcaagtgTAGGTCTAATCAAGAAGACTTTTCCTTCGAAACAGATGCGTATATCATGAGAACTTTAATAAAGAATCTGCCTTCCTACAGCTTTCCTAAACCAGAGTGGCCCGCATTAGAAAATTTGCCTTTAGCGGATCCTTACTTCAATATGAGAAGACCGGTAGACCTTTTACTTGGAGTAGATGTTTTTAGTAACTTACTATTAGACGGAATTTATAAGGCGGGGCCCACTCTACCGATGGCTCAAAAAACGCGTTTAGGTTGGATTTTGAGTGGCTGCGTAAAAAAGagttttaaatgtaacataattgTACATAACTTCGACGATATCTGTCAATTTTGGCAAGCAGAAAATATCTCAAAGACATCTACTATATCACTTGCCGACCAGCAGgtcattgatttttataataaaactactaTACGTCAGTCGGATGGCAAGTATCAAGTGCGCCTCCCccttaaaaatgaaatagagAATAAATTAG GTCATATGATACACTCAAATAATTCCGATTCATCCGGTTTTTACCTACCGCACCATTGTGTTATTCGAGATGAATCAACCACAACTAAGTTACGGGTGGTTTTTAATGCTTCCGCGCCTTCCACTTCCGGTTTGAGCTTAAATGACTTGATGGAAAGAGGTCCTAATTTACAACAAGATCTACAGAGTCTTCTTATCAAGTGGAGACAGTTTAGATATGGGTTTACTGCggatattgaaaaaatgtttagaatggtTTGGTTACATCCAGATGACCAAAAATATCAAAAGATCATTTGGAGAGAATCGCCGTtagataaaatgaatatttttcaattaaagacAGTGACATACGGCACCAAGGCCGCGCCGTTTCTGGCGATGATGACACTTCGACGTTTAGCTCAAGATGAGAGACAGAATTATCAAGAGAGTTCTGCGCCGAAAGTtattgaatcatcattttacatgGACGATTTAGTCTACGGATGTCATTCTATCGAATCAGCAAAGCGTTTAATAAACGACATTGTTTCGATTTTAAAGTCCGGAGGGTTTAAGTTACGAAAATGGAAGGCCAATAATCAAGATATACTcccaaataaatatagtaatatagaACAAATCAGTTATGACTTTAAAAACACCGAGTCATCAAAAACGTTAGGCCTGAGTTGGGACCCACAGCAAGATCAATTTACATTTACCTCAAAATTAGACTTCATGACGAAAAACCCTACAAAACGTATTTTACtttcaaatatatcaaaattatttgacCCACTGGGCTGGCTATCTCCAAtttcaactaaaataaaactattatttcaaCAAGTATggcaattacaattaaaatgggACGAACCTTTACCggaaaatatattgaaagagTGGGAAAGTATGAAAATTgacttagaaaatataaataaattttatatacctaggTGGTTAGGaacaataaagaataatgtCATCGAACTCCACGGATTTTCAGATGCGTCAACAAAATGTTACGCTTGCGTTGTTTATTGCAAGGTAATGACACATGAACAGACATCGGTAACTATGATAGCAGGAAAATCAAGATTAGTTcctgtaaataataaacttactttACCGAAACTTGAGTTATGCGGTGCCTTATTACTCATAAAGttattgtcaaaaataaaaagttgccTTGAGACATACCAAATTAATTACTACTGCTGGGTTGATTCCATGGTAGTTTTAGGATGGATTAACGGTGTACCTGAGCGCTGGAAACCATTTGTAGCAAATAGAGTAAAGCAGATTATCGAAGTGGTACCGCCTAACAGCTGGAATTACGTTAAGTCGGAGGAGAACCCCGCAGACTGTGCTAGCCGTGGTTTAACAGCGTTACAATTAAGAGATCATAAATTATGGTGGAACGGGCCGACTTGGTTAAAAACGCATAAAACTAAAGatcaatttaatactaaaataaaaaattttacatCTCAAGAAGCCAAAAGAACTAAAAAGATCGTAGCAACTGTAATTcataatcaaaatgaaaatatcataacatcattactttttaaatttagctcGTTAAGCAAGATTGCGAGAATATTAGCCTGGGTctatagatttattaataataaacgtgaAAACAAGAAATACTTAACGTTAAGTGAAATAAAGCAAgccaatataaaaatcattcaaCAGTGTCAGcaagaatattttattcaagaaTTACGTGACATACAGAAAAGAAATAATGTATCATCAAAAAGCAAGATTTGTATGCTCCACCCTATACTTGatgaagataaaattttaagagtGGGGGGACGTCTAAAACACGCAAATATTAACCTAGATATGAAACACCCCATTATCATTCCCAAAAATAGTCGTTTATCAGAATTAATTATCAACCAGTGTCATGAACTCACCTATCACGGTGGCGCCAAGCTTACTTCCGGGTTTATTCGACAAAAGTACTGGTTGGTAGGGGGACTCAAAGCCACGAAAAAGCGTACTTTTCAATGTGTAAGGTGCAGAAAGCACACTCCGAGTCAGCACTATCAAATTATGGGCGATTTACCTACAGCAAGGATGAAAGAACAAAAATCAAATGTAAAACAAGATGACGTTAAGCAAGTATATCACGTTACCAAAACAAGTAAGAAGAATACCTATAGCCTTTCGAAATTGTtgcttacaattttattttttataatgacatTTATATCAAGATCAGAAGGTTCGTTTAATATTACGCCGCTTAGAAATAATCAAAGTTTGTACTTCGACAAGATAACAAAAATGTCTCTAATCAAAGACGAGTGGCGCCTAGTCGTCTACTACGACATGAGTCCCTACTGGGAGGGGTCATTCACATTAAGCAAGTACTtagattatttacaaaacatttgtaataGTGAACAAGAGCATTCACAATGTGCAGCGATCATGTTACAATTACATCACGGTTATGAacaattaaatcattataataatgttatgatGAATAAGCATACTGTGCGCACGCGACGAGGAATAATAAACGGAGTAGGTAATTTAGCAAACTCTTTATTCGGAATTTTGGATAGTAATTTCGCTGAAAAATATGAGCAAGACATTCAACTCATCAAGCACAATCAAGAGCATCTCGCCGCACTCTGGAAGAACCAGACCTCAATTGTCGAAGCCGAGTTAAATGTATTGAAACGCACTGAGAACGTTATGAACAAGCAACACAAGCTCATCAACCAACGATTAAATCAAGTAGAACAACAATTATACGCGTCAAAAAGGAAAGCTTTACAAATAACGACTTTATTCTCTCCGCAATAA
- the LOC123666373 gene encoding uncharacterized protein LOC123666373, with protein MTNIYNGQLSLHLLTPDQLRQELNTISTKISKDLSLPFENISLPNIYHLLKVKARMSTNYLLFETKIPLVHRDTYEIHKIIAVPRLVNNNIMIYIKPVSSFLAINLQKESLLPITESELKSCLQQESGTLLCKTKSPVYTLKDDESLCERDAATGRCRIYEEPCQSQWHELNQVNTYFYFYCKQQNVKILCDDQVSSLPLLYSGLLTINDGCILKFKDFTVYTHKQEMSTLHFKADIIAPKLSPINYFFNISVPTLGATNASDKDDVSEHSKRLMQLQEQIEEMKQTVPLYDSVSSHDIHHYTATYIIVAVATVGIAIWGSRKILRRRSAQAAAERTERPTLATPRPAAARRRPPSSTTVIDQQCVWCE; from the coding sequence ATGACTAACATTTATAACGGCCAGCTCAGCTTACACCTCCTGACACCTGATCAACTACGCCAAGAACTAAACACTATTTCAACTAAAATATCGAAAGACTTATCACTACCTTTTGAGAACATAAGTTTAcctaatatttatcatttattaaagGTAAAAGCTAGAATGTCAACAAACTACCTATTATTTGAAACTAAAATACCTCTAGTTCACCGAGATACCTACGAAATTCATAAAATCATCGCCGTACCacgtttagtaaataataatattatgatttatataaaacccGTATCTAGTTTCCTAGCTATTAATTTACAGAAAGAGTCTCTGTTGCCTATAACTGAAAGTGAATTAAAATCGTGTCTGCAGCAAGAGTCAGGCACTCTTTTATGTAAGACCAAGTCTCCGGTGTACACCCTGAAGGACGATGAAAGTCTTTGTGAAAGGGATGCAGCCACCGGAAGATGCAGAATTTATGAGGAACCGTGCCAATCACAGTGGCATGAATTAAATCAAGTgaatacttacttttatttttattgtaaacaacAGAACGTAAAAATACTATGCGACGATCAAGTTTCATCGTTACCGTTATTGTATTCTGGCTTATTGACAATAAATGACGGATGTATACTGAAGTTCAAGGACTTCACTGTGTATACTCATAAACAAGAAATGAGTACTTTGCACTTCAAAGCCGATATTATTGCTCCAAAGTTATCTCCGataaactacttttttaatatatcggtTCCAACCCTCGGTGCTACTAACGCAAGCGACAAAGACGACGTCAGCGAGCATTCGAAGCGGCTAATGCAGCTGCAGGAGCAGATCGAAGAGATGAAGCAGACTGTTCCGTTGTATGACAGCGTTAGCAGCCACGACATTCATCATTATACGGCAACCTACATCATCGTTGCCGTGGCTACCGTCGGGATAGCTATTTGGGGATCGCGCAAGATCCTCCGCAGGCGGTCGGCGCAGGCGGCGGCGGAGCGCACGGAGCGGCCGACGCTGGCCACCCCGCGGCCGGCGGCAGCTCGGCGGCGGCCGCCCTCCTCCACAACGGTTATTGACCAACAGTGTGTGTGGTGCGAGTGA